In the Streptomyces sp. SJL17-4 genome, TCCTGGAAACCGCGGCGGACCGGATGGACACCGTCGTGCGGGAGCTGCCGCTGGTCTCCGAGACGGCACTCGACCGCCTGGTCCACGAGTTCGGCGGGCGCGACGTGCCGGCACTCGCCGACGGCCTGCTCCACACGGCCTTCGAGGCGCAGGCGGAGCGCACCCCGGAAGCGACCGCCGTGGTGGCGCAGGACGCCACGGTCTCCTACGGCGAGCTGGAGGAACGGGCCAACCGGCTGGCCGGCCTGCTCCGCTCGATGGGGGCGGGACCGGACGCACGGGTCGGGGTCTGCCTCCCCCGCTCTCCCGAACTGGTCGTCGCCCTCCTCGCCGTGCTGAAGGCAGGGGCCGCCTACGTACCCCTCGACGCCGAGCACCCGCCCGGTCGCCTCGCCGGCCTGCTGGCCGACGCACGCCCGAGCACCCTGCTCACCACGGGGGAACTCGCCGCACGCCTGGGAGAGCACGGAGCGCGGCTCGACGACGGAGACGGCGCCGCCGGGGGCGGCGCGCCCGTGGTGGTCCGCCTGGACGCGGCGCCGCATCCCGCCGCCGGATTCCCGGCTTCCCGCCCGTCCCGGCGGGCGGACGGCCGGAACCTGGCCTTCGTCGTCTACACCTCGGGAACCAGCGGCACGCCGAAGGCGGTGATGACCCCGCACGCCGGTGCCACGAACCGCGTGGAGTGGATGCAGCGGGACCTCCCCCTCGGCCGGTCGGACGCGGTGCTCCACAAGACGTCGGTGGGCTTCGACGTCTCCGTGTGGGAGATCTTCTGGCCGTTGAGCGTCGGCGCGAGGATCGTGCTGGCGAAGCCCCACGGGCAGCAGGACCCCCGGTACCTGGTCCGGCTCATCCAGGAACAGGCGGTCACCACCTGCGACTTCGTCCCCTCGATGCTCGCGGTGTTCCTAGACGAGCCGGGCGTCGGCGGATGCGCGCGTCCCCTGCGCCGGGTGTTCTCCAACAGCGAGGCGCTGTCACCCGCACTGGCGGACCGCTTCCACGAGCGCCTGCCGTCGGTGGAGCTGTTCAACCTGTACGGACCCACCGAGGCGACCATCGAGGTCGTCGGCCACTCGGTGCGCCCCGGCGCCCACCAGGGCGCCCGGCTGCCGGTCGGCCGCCCGATCCCGGGGGCCCGCGTGTACGTCCTCGACGACCGCGGCCGTCCGGCGCCGGTGGGGATGCCCGGTGAGGTGTGCATCGGCGGCCTGCCCGTCACCCGCGGCTACTGGGGGCGCCCCGGGGCCACCGCCGAGCGGTTCGTGCCCGACCCCTTCGAGCCGGGCGGACGTCTCTACCGAACGGGCGACCTCGGCCGCTGGACCGCCGACGGAACGCTCGACTTCCTCGGCCGGGCGGACGACCAGGTGAAGATCCGGGGCCACCGGATCGAACCGGCCGAAGTGGAGACCGCGCTGGCCGGGCACCCGGCCGTCAGTGCCGTGGCGGTGGTGCCCAGGCCCGGTCCCGACGGCAGGCTCCGCCTGGTCGCCTACACCGTGCCGGCGGCGGGGGAGGAGAAGACGGCGGACGCCGCCGAGCTGCGGTCGTTCCTGTCCGGACGGCTGCCGGAGGCGATGATCCCCGCCGCCTTCGTCCAGCTCCCCGCCCTGCCCCTGGGCCCGAACGGCAAACTCGCCCGCCGCGCCCTGCCCGACCCGGAACCGGCCGACGCGCCGTCCGCCCACGTGGCGCCCGCCACCGAGACGGAACACCGGCTGGCGGCGATATGGAGCGCACTCCTCGACATCCCGGGGGTCTCCGTCACGGACGGCTTCTTCGAGCTCGGCGGGCATTCCCTGCTGGCCACCCGCATGGTGGCCCGCATCCGTGAGGACGTGGGCGTGGAGCTGTCCGTCGCCGAGCTCCTGAGGGCCGGAACCACGATCCGGTCGCTCGCCGGAACGGTGGAACGCGCACAGCTGGACCAGACGTCACCCGACGAACTGGAACGGCTCCTGCGCGAGTTGGACGGCATCTCCGACGAGGCCGTGACCGGTCTGCTGGACGCCGGCGACGACGTATGACCACCCCCTGCTCCCGGGCCCCGAGCGGAACGGGAGTAGGGAGGTTTCCGGACATGGCCCGCCGGGCTTCCTGTGCCAGATTGACTGCACCTTCCGATTGGCCGGACCTTTACGCGCACACCAGGAGCATGAGATGGCTGACGCACTGCAGGACGACGACCGATACCTGGTCGTCCTCAACGACGAGCTCCAGTACTCGATCTGGCGCTCCGGCACGGACGTCCCCGAGGGCTGGCGCGCCGAGGGCGCCGAGGGCAGCCGGGAGGAGTGCCTCGCGCACATCGACCGGGTCTGGACGGACATGCGGCCGCTGAGCCTGCGCCGTCACATGGAGCAGCAGGGGGCCTGAGCGCGGGCGCTGCTCCGAGGCGCACCCCGACACCGCGAGGGCAGGCGCTGTAGGGGGCTTCCCCGACTGCTGTCCGCGCCGACCGTTCACGAGGATGTGTGCGCCCGGACGTCCGGGCGCACGGGTCGCAGCGATCTGGAGACGTCACCTCATGAGAAATGTGCCCCGAGCGCACGGAACCGACACGTCCCCCGTGCGGGGCCTGGGCGTCGGCCGTTCCGTACCGGGACCGGGCTCCCTCGGCCCTGACTTCCGCGAGTGGAGCGTCCCCCGCCGGATCGCCGGTGTGGCCGCCGAGGCCCCGGACCGGATCGCGATCGACGGGGCCACGCGGCTCTCGTACGCCGAGATGATCGGCCGTGTCCGCCGCTGGGGCCGGGTGGTGACGGACGCGGGAGCCGGGCGCGGTTCGCTCGTCGCGGTCTGCCTGCCCCGTACCCCCGAGATGCTGACGGTGATGATGGGGGCCTGGGAGGCCGGGGCGGCGTACGTGCCGCTGGATCCCGACCACCCCGTCGCCCGCGTCGAGGGGGTGCTGCTCGACGCGCGGCCCGCGGTTCTGGTCACGACGCGGGAACTCGCCTCCCGGCTGCGGGCCCCCGACGGTACGACCGTCGTCCGGGTGGAGGACGTCGACGTCGACGCGCTCCCCGACGTGCCGGCCGGGGAGGGCCCCGGGCCGCTGGACCTCGCCTACGTCATCTACACCTCGGGGTCCACGGGCCGTCCGAAGGGGGTGATGATCGAGCACCGCAGCCTGGCGAACCTGGTCGAAGGACTGCTGACGGCGGCGGGCATGGGCGCGGACGACCGCACCCTCGCCGTGGTGCCGTTCTCGTTCGACATGTCGGGGACGGACATCTACGTGACCCTGACGGCAGGGGCACGTCTGGTGGTCGCCCCCCGAGGCGCCGCCGGGGACCCGGAGCGGCTGCACGCCCTGCTGACGGAGCACCGCGTCACCATCTGCCAGGCCACTCCGGCCACCTGGCGGCTCTACGCGGACCTGGGCCACCCCACGCCGGAGCTCCGTGGCGTCTGGTGCGGTGGCGAGGACCTCCCCGGCACCCTCGTCGAGCGGCTCGCGGCCGGCGGGGGCGTGGAGATCCACAATCTCTACGGGCCCACGGAGACCACCATCTGCTGTGTGCACGGCCGGGTGCCGACCGACCCCGTCGAGACGATCAGCACCATCGGCGTTCCCCTCGCCAACACCACCGCGTACGTCGTGGACGAAACGGGGGCTCTGCTGCCGCGGGGAGCCGAAGGGGAACTGTGGATCGGCGGCGTCGGAGTCGGACGCGGCTATCTCAACCGCCCCGGCCTGACCGCCGAACGCTTCGTCCCCGACCCCTTCGTGCCCGGCGGCAGGGTCTACCGCACCGGCGACCTGGTGGCCTGGAACGAGAACGGGACGCTGCGCTACCTCGGCCGGATCGACGAGCAGGTGAAGATCCGCGGCAACAGGGTCGAGCTCGGCGAGGTCGACACGGCCCTCTGCGCGCACGCGGACGTCTCGGCGGCCGTCAGCCTCACACGGCGGGACCGCACCGATCAGAACCGGCTCGTCTCCTTCGTCGTCCCCAAGCCCGGCCGCATGGTGGATCCCGCCCAGGTCAGGGACGTACTGGCACGGCACCTGCCCGACTACATGGTGCCGGCCGAAGTGGTGACGGTGGAGGAGTTCCCGCTGAGCGCCAACGGGAAGGTCGACCGGGCGGCGCTCGCCGCATCCCGCGGGCCCGATCGGCCGTGAGCGGCCTCGTCCCGCACTCTTCGCACGGACGACGGCCGCGCGGTCGACGCAACAACATCAGGAGGACGACTACATGGCGGACAGCTTGTCGAGCGGGTACCTGCGGGAACTCGGGGTGGCCGAGCCCCCCGCGCTGACCTCTCCCTTCGACCCGGGGGAGGCCCCGCTCCTGCTGGAGAGCCATCTCCAGCAGAGTGCGGGGCTCATGGAGCGCCTCAAGCTCTCGATGTCGTGCTGGATCATCGCCGACTACGACGCCACCCGGTCCAAGATCGCGACGGCGCGGAAGCACGGCGTGCCGACCGTCGCCGGCGGCGGACCGTTCGAGATCGCCGCGGCCCACGACAAGGTCGCCCCCTACCTCGAACTGTGCGCCGAGACCGGATTCGACCGCATCGAGGTCAGCCAGGGATTCGTCAGGTCCCCGCTCGACGCGCGGCGGATCGTCGCCGAGGCGAACGCCCTCGGACTCGAAGTCCAGTACGAGCTCGGCTCGAAGCACACCGGGTCGTTCGACGCGGCG is a window encoding:
- a CDS encoding MbtH family NRPS accessory protein, which produces MADALQDDDRYLVVLNDELQYSIWRSGTDVPEGWRAEGAEGSREECLAHIDRVWTDMRPLSLRRHMEQQGA
- a CDS encoding amino acid adenylation domain-containing protein; the protein is MRNVPRAHGTDTSPVRGLGVGRSVPGPGSLGPDFREWSVPRRIAGVAAEAPDRIAIDGATRLSYAEMIGRVRRWGRVVTDAGAGRGSLVAVCLPRTPEMLTVMMGAWEAGAAYVPLDPDHPVARVEGVLLDARPAVLVTTRELASRLRAPDGTTVVRVEDVDVDALPDVPAGEGPGPLDLAYVIYTSGSTGRPKGVMIEHRSLANLVEGLLTAAGMGADDRTLAVVPFSFDMSGTDIYVTLTAGARLVVAPRGAAGDPERLHALLTEHRVTICQATPATWRLYADLGHPTPELRGVWCGGEDLPGTLVERLAAGGGVEIHNLYGPTETTICCVHGRVPTDPVETISTIGVPLANTTAYVVDETGALLPRGAEGELWIGGVGVGRGYLNRPGLTAERFVPDPFVPGGRVYRTGDLVAWNENGTLRYLGRIDEQVKIRGNRVELGEVDTALCAHADVSAAVSLTRRDRTDQNRLVSFVVPKPGRMVDPAQVRDVLARHLPDYMVPAEVVTVEEFPLSANGKVDRAALAASRGPDRP
- a CDS encoding phosphosulfolactate synthase; the protein is MADSLSSGYLRELGVAEPPALTSPFDPGEAPLLLESHLQQSAGLMERLKLSMSCWIIADYDATRSKIATARKHGVPTVAGGGPFEIAAAHDKVAPYLELCAETGFDRIEVSQGFVRSPLDARRIVAEANALGLEVQYELGSKHTGSFDAAAVEELLAEGRTWRDAGAVDLVIEAREDARDVGLFDERQQLHAGFADRFVEVWGLEGLCFEAPTKRSQFALLDHFGAGVRLSNVRLAEVLRVETYRRGLHSDAYRNEKLRPGLPEVAPR